The Glycine soja cultivar W05 chromosome 6, ASM419377v2, whole genome shotgun sequence genome has a window encoding:
- the LOC114414421 gene encoding synaptotagmin-2-like → MGFFGTIFGFFGFGIGISIGFVIGYFLFIYVQPTDVKDPEIQPLAEEDSETLQRMIPEIPLWIKNPDFDRVDWLNKLIEYMWPYLDKAICKTAKNIAKPIIDEQIPKYKIDSVEFEEFTLGSLPPTFQGMKVYETDEKELIMEPSIKWAGNPNVIVAVKKFGLKAIIQVMDLQAFLAPRITLKPLVPSFPCFANIYVSLMEKPHVDFGLKLVGVDLMSIPGFYKFVQEFIKDQVANMYLWPKTLEVQVIDPTKALKRPVGILNAKILKAMKLKKKDLLGASDPYVKLNLTEDKLTSKKTTVKHKNLNPEWNEEFSLVVKDPESQALELYVYDWEQVGKHDKMGMNMVPLKELLPEEPKVFTLDLLKNMDPNDAQNEKSRGQIVLELTYKPFREEDLAGFDETQPIQKAPEGTPPGGGLLVVIIHEAQDIEGKYHTNPHVRLIFRGEEKRTKVMKKNRDPRWEEEFQFLVEEPPTNDKLHVEVVSTSSRNLLRQKESLGYADISLADVVANNRINERHHLIDSKNGRIQIELQWRAS, encoded by the exons ATGGGTTTCTTTGGCACCATATTTGGTTTTTTTGGCTTTGGAATTGGGATTTCTATTGGTTTCGTTATTGgctattttctctttatatatgtTCAACCCACTGATGTTAAG GATCCTGAAATTCAACCATTGGCGGAGGAAGACTCGGAAACTTTACAGAGAATGATTCCTGAGATACCACTTTGGATAAAAAATCCAGACTTTGATCGG GTTGATTGGCTTAACAAGCTTATCGAATATATGTGGCCATACCTTGAtaag GCAATATGCAAAACTGCAAAGAATATTGCAAAACCAATAATTGACGAGCAAATACCGAAATATAAGATTGATTCTGTTGAGTTTGAAGAGTTCACACTAGGATCTTTGCCGCCAACTTTTCAAG GAATGAAAGTTTATGAGACTGATGAAAAAGAGTTAATTATGGAGCCTTCTATAAAATGGGCGGGAAATCCTAATGTTATTGTTGCTGTTAAGAAATTTGGGCTGAAAGCAATCATTcag gtGATGGATTTGCAAGCTTTTCTTGCACCTCGTATTACTTTGAAACCTTTGGTTCCAAGTTTTCCATGTTTTGCAAATATCTATGTGTCTCTCATGGAAAAG CCACATGTTGACTTTGGACTAAAGCTTGTAGGGGTTGATCTTATGTCTATTCCTGGCTTCTACAAGTTTGTTCAG GAGTTTATTAAAGATCAAGTTGCAAATATGTATTTATGGCCTAAAACCTTGGAAGTTCAAGTTATAGACCCAACAAA AGCCTTGAAGAGGCCGGTTGGAATTTTAAATGCAAAGATTTTAAAAGCGATGAAGTTAAAGAAGAAAGATCTTCTTGGTGCATCTGACCCTTATGTGAAGCTAAACTTGACCGAGGATAAGTTGACGTCAAAAAAGACTACTGTGAAGCATAAAAACTTGAATCCTGAATGGAATGAGGAGTTTAGTTTGGTTGTTAAAGATCCTGAGTCTCAAGCTTTAGAGCTTTATGTCTATGATTGGGAGCAG GTTGGGAAGCATGACAAGATGGGTATGAATATGGTTCCTTTGAAAGAACTTTTGCCTGAAGAGCCTAAAGTTTTTACTCTTGACCTCCTAAAAAACATGGATCCTAATGATGCCCAAAATGAGAAGTCTCGTGGACAAATTGTTTTGGAATTGACGTATAAACCTTTTAGAGAGGAAGACTTAGCAGGTTTTGATGAAACACAACCAATACAAAAAGCTCCTGAAGGCACTCCACCTGGTGGTGGTCTACTTGTAGTCATAATCCATGAAGCTCAAGACATAGAGGGAAAGTACCATACTAATCCACATGTACGTCTTATTTTTAGGGGAGAGGAAAAAAGGACTAAG GTCATGAAGAAGAACAGAGATCCAAGGTGGGAAGAAGAGTTCCAATTTCTGGTGGAAGAGCCCCCCACTAATGACAAATTACATGTAGAGGTTGTTAGCACTTCATCACGAAACCTTCTACGTCAAAAG gAATCATTGGGCTATGCTGACATCAGTCTTGCAGATGTTGTTGCCAACAATAGAATTAATGAGAGACACCATCTTATTGACTCCAAGAATGGTCGCATTCAAATAGAGCTACAATGGAGAGCTTCATAA
- the LOC114414420 gene encoding E3 ubiquitin-protein ligase UPL3-like yields METRSRKRAEASSAAPSSSSSTTTTTASRSAKCSRLSSSSSSIPNTTTANTRSRSARNNNNNSVSPMDPTNESSGSRRDRRGKNFDRDNSDKGKEKEHDVRIRDAERERALALNLEAEDVGDDDDDNDSEGGVGILHQNLISASTFRGLLRKLGAGLDDLLPATAMGGSVPSSHQTGGLKQILSGLRADGEEGRQVEALTHLCDMLSIGTEDSLSTFSVDSFVPVLVGLLNHESNPDVMLLAARALTHLCDVLPSSCAAVVHYGAVSIFCARLLTIEYMDLAEQSLQALKKISQEHPTACLRAGALMAVLSYLDFFSTGVQRVALSTAANMCKKLPPDAADFVMEAVPLLTNLLQYHDSKVLEHASVCLTRIAKAFASSPDKLDELCNHGLVTQAASLISTSGSGGGQASLSTPTYTGLIRLLSTCASGSPLGAKTLLLHGASGILKDILSGSGVSSNTSVSPALSRPADQIFEIVNLANELLPPLPQGTISLPVSSNLFVKESVVKKSPPSGNPGIQEDTNGNVHEISARAKLLNDKPELLKQFGMDLLPVLMQIYGASVNGPVRHKCLSVIGKLMYFSTAEMIQSLLSVTNISSFLAGVLAWKDPHVLVPALQISEILMEKLPGIFSKMFVREGVVHAVDQLILAGNATNISTQTSSAEKDTDSVSGTSSRSRRYRLRSGNSNPDANRSDDLKSPVPVNVGLPPSSVETPTTNSSIRASISSVANAFKDKYFPSDPGSVEVGVSDDLLHLKNLCSKLNTGVDDQRSKAKGKVEAFGFDLDDDSTNTEEYLIGVISDMLKELGKGDSVSTFEFIGSGVVEALLNYFSCGYFSKDRISETNLPKLRQQALTRFKSFVAVALPLSIDNGAVAPMTVLVQKLQNVLSSLERFPVMLSNSSRSSSGSGRLSSGLSALSQPIKLRFCRAQGEKSLKDYSSSVVLIDPLASLAAIEEFLWARVQRGESGLKSTVGTENSESGTTPAGAGVSSPSSYIPSTAFRYSTGSRSRSSVNIGDTPRKEIFQDNGTSSSKSKGKAVLKPAQEEARGPQTRNAVRRRAALDKDAQMKPANGDSTSEDEELDISPVEIDEALVIEDDDISDDEDEDREDVRRDYYLPVYLPDEVHDVKLGDSAEESTVAPATSDSQTNAASGSSSKAGTARGCDSADFRSGYSSSSRGAMSFAAAAMAGLGYANSRGFRGGRDRHGRLLFGSSNDPPKLIFTAGGKQLNRNLTIYQAIQRQLMLDEDDDERLAGSDRVSSDGSSLWGDIYTITYQRAENQPDKASNGGSSSNTSKSAKSGSALNSSSEAKLHQTSVLDSILQGDLPCDLEKSNPTYNILALLRVLEGLNQLAPHLRTQMVSDSFAKGKILDLDELGVTTGARVLPEEFVSGKLTPKLARQIQDALALCSGSLPLWCCQLTKACPFLFPFDTRRQYFYSTAFGLSRALYRLQQQQGADGHGSTTEREVRVGRLQRQKVRVSRNRVLDSAAKVMGMYSSQKAVLEVEYFGEVGTGLGPTLEFYTILSHDLQQVGLQMWRSYSSDKHQMEIDRDEKKKKSDGSGPNLAGDGELVEAPLGLFPRPWPTNSDASEGSRFSKVVEYFRLLGRVMAKALQDGRLLDLPLSVAFYKLVLGQDLDLHDILSIDAELGKTLQEFNALVCRKHYIESIGGSYTDTIVNLHFHGVPIEDLCLDFTLPGYPEYTLKPGDEIVDINNLEEYISLVADATVKTGIMRQIEAFRAGFNQVFDISSLQIFTPQELDNLLCGCRELWESETLADHIKFDHGYNAKSPAIINLLEIMGGFTPEQQRAFCQFVTGAPRLPPGGLAVLNPKLTIVRKLSSTAVNTSSNGNGPSESADDDLPSVMTCANYLKLPPYSTKEIMYKKLLYAINEGRGSFDLS; encoded by the exons ATGGAAACTCGTAGTCGTAAGCGGGCGGAGGCTTCCTCAGCTGCCCCTTCATCATCCTcgtccaccaccaccaccaccgcctctcGTTCCGCCAAGTGCTCtcgtctttcttcttcttcttcttccatccCAAACACAACTACTGCTAATACACGTTCTCGTTCCGCcaggaacaacaacaacaactccgTTTCTCCCATGGACCCCACCAATGAATCCTCCGGTTCCAGACGTGATCGCCGCGGCAAGAATTTCGATAGGGACAATTCGGACAAAGGGAAGGAGAAAGAACATGATGTTAGGATTAGGGATGCGGAGCGGGAGCGAGCCTTGGCGTTGAACTTGGAGGCTGAAGATGTTGGGGATGACGACGATGATAATGATAGTGAGGGCGGTGTCGGAATTCTGCACCAGAATTTGATTTCTGCCAGTACCTTTCGAGGGCTTCTTCGGAAACTTGGTGCTGGTTTGGATGATTTGCTTCCTGCTACGGCTATGGGCGGTTCTGTGCCCTCTTCTCACCAGACTGGCGGACTCAAGCAGATATTGTCTGGTTTGCGTGCCGATGGGGAAGAAGGTCGTCAGGTTGAGGCATTGACGCATCTTTGTGACATGCTCTCCATTGGCACTGAAGATTCATTAAGTACATTTTCGGTTGATTCATTTGTTCCTGTGCTAGTGGGCTTGCTTAATCATGAGAGCAATCCCGATGTCATGCTTCTTGCGGCCAGGGCGCTAACCCATTTATGTGATGTGCTTCCTTCATCCTGTGCTGCTGTTGTGCATTATGGTGCAGTCTCTATCTTCTGTGCGAGGCTGCTTACCATAGAGTATATGGACTTGGCTGAGCAG TCTCTTCAAGCACTAAAGAAGATTTCTCAGGAGCACCCAACTGCCTGTCTTCGAGCTGGAGCTCTGATGGCTGTTCTTTCTTACTTGGACTTCTTCTCGACAGGAGTTCAG CGGGTGGCATTGTCTACTGCTGCAAATATGTGCAAGAAGCTTCCTCCTGATGCAGCTGACTTTGTGATGGAAGCTGTTCCACTTTTGACAAACCTCCTTCAGTACCACGACTCCAAG GTCCTGGAACATGCCTCTGTTTGTTTGACACGAATAGCTAAAGCGTTTGCATCATCTCCAGACAAATTAGATGAATTGTGCAATCATGGACTGGTAACACAAGCTGCCTCTCTCATTTCTACCAGCGGTTCTGGAGGTGGGCAGGCTTCTCTCAGCACCCCAACATATACT GGTTTGATCCGCCTTCTTTCCACATGTGCAAGTGGGTCTCCTCTTGGAGCTAAAACGTTGCTTCTCCATGGAGCTAGTGGCATACTTAAAGATATACTATCCGGTTCCGGTGTTTCTTCTAACACCTCTGTTTCGCCTGCATTGAGTAGGCCAGCGGATCAG ATATTTGAGATTGTGAACCTGGCAAATGAACTTCTGCCTCCATTGCCTCAAGGAACCATTTCTCTTCCTGTCAGCTCCAACTTGTTTGTGAAAGAGTCTGTTGTGAAAAAATCTCCTCCTTCTGGGAATCCCGGGATACAAGAAGACACAAATGGAAATGTTCATGAAATATCAGCTCGtgcaaaattattaaatgataagcCTGAGTTACTTAAGCAATTTGGGATGGATCTCCTCCCAGTTTTAATGCAG ATATATGGTGCTAGCGTCAATGGTCCAGTTCGGCACAAATGTCTTTCTGTCATTGGAAAATTGATGTATTTCAGCACAGCTGAGATGATCCAGTCTTTGTTGAGTGTAACAAATATATCAAG TTTCTTAGCTGGTGTGTTAGCATGGAAAGATCCACATGTTTTGGTTCCTGCCTTGCAAATTTCAGAAATTCTTATGGAAAAGCTTCCTGGAATTTTCTCTAAAATGTTTGTCAGAGAAGGTGTGGTTCATGCAGTTGACCAACTTATTTTGGCTGGAAATGCAACTAATATATCTACACAAACATCATCTGCTGAGAAGGATACTGATTCTGTATCTGGAACTTCATCTCGCTCTAGACGCTATCGCCTGCGCAGTGGTAATTCAAATCCCGATGCGAACCGTTCGGATGATTTGAAGAGTCCAGTTCCAGTAAATGTTGGTTTGCCACCAAGTTCTGTGGAAACTCCAACAACTAATTCTAGTATCCGTGCATCCATTAGCTCAGTTGCTAATGCTTTTAAAGACAAGTACTTTCCTTCTGATCCTGGGTCTGTTGAAGTGGGTGTTAGTGATGATCTTTTGCATCTGAAAAATCTATGCTCGAAGTTGAACACTGGTGTTGATGACCAAAGAAGTAAGGCCAAGGGAAAAGTTGAAGCTTTTGGATTTGATCTGGATGATGATTCTACTAACACAGAAGAGTATTTGATTGGGGTGATATCTGACATGCTAAAGGAACTTGGCAAAGGAGATAGTGTATCTACTTTTGAATTTATCGGTAGTGGTGTTGTTGAAGCCTtgctaaattatttttcttgtggGTATTTCTCTAAAGATCGAATATCAGAAACCAATCTCCCCAAGCTTCGCCAACAGGCACTTACAAGGTTCAAGTCATTTGTTGCTGTTGCATTACCTTTGAGCATTGACAATGGGGCTGTTGCTCCTATGACTGTCTTGGTTCAGAAGCTTCAAAATGTGTTGTCCTCCTTGGAGCGTTTCCCTGTAATGCTGAGTAATTCATCTCGGTCATCTAGTGGAAGTGGACGTCTCTCCTCTGGGCTAAGTGCATTATCTCAGCCCATAAAATTACGTTTCTGTCGAGCCCAGGGTGAAAAGTCACTTAAGGATTATTCATCCAGTGTGGTACTGATTGATCCGTTAGCAAGTCTAGCAGCCATCGAGGAATTTCTATGGGCTCGTGTCCAGCGTGGTGAATCTGGTCTAAAGTCTACTGTAGGCACTGAAAATTCTGAATCTGGAACAACTCCTGCAGGGGCTGGTGTTTCATCTCCTTCCTCTTATATTCCCTCCACTGCCTTTCGTTATTCAACCGGATCCAGATCCAGATCATCTGTTAATATAGGAGATACACCTAGAAAAGAAATATTTCAAGACAATGGCACGAGCTCATCTAAGAGCAAGGGTAAAGCTGTATTAAAACCTGCGCAGGAGGAAGCACGGGGACCCCAAACAAGGAATGCAGTGCGCAGAAGAGCAGCTCTAGATAAAGACGCTCAAATGAAACCTGCAAATGGCGACTCAACTTCTGAG GATGAAGAATTGGATATATCTCCTGTTGAAATTGATGAGGCTTTGGTGATTGAAGATGATGATATTTCTGATGATGAGGATGAAGACCGTGAAGAT GTACGGAGGGATTATTATCTTCCTGTCTACTTGCCTGACGAAGTGCATGATGTGAAATTGGGTGACTCAGCTGAGGAGAGTACTGTTGCTCCTGCAACAAGTGATAGCCAGACTAATGCAGCTTCAGGTTCTAGCAGCAAAGCGGGTACAGCCAGGGGTTGTGACTCTGCTGATTTTAGGAGTGGGTATTCATCTAGCTCAAGGGGTGCAATGTCATTTGCTGCTGCTGCTATGGCTGGACTTGGATATGCTAATAGCAGAGGTTTCAGGGGTGGCAGAGATAGGCATGGGCGCCTGTTGTTTGGTAGTTCTAATGATCCTCCAAAGTTGATTTTTACTGCTGGTGGGAAGCAGCTTAATAGGAATTTGACTATATATCAGGCAATTCAAAGACAGCTCATgctagatgaagatgatgatgagagACTTGCTGGCAGTGACCGTGTATCTAGTGATGGAAGCAGTCTGTGGGGTGATATTTACACCATCACTTATCAAAGGGCAGAAAACCAGCCAGATAAGGCATCCAATGGTGGATCAAGTTCAAATACTTCAAAATCTGCCAAATCTGGGTCTGCATTAAATTCCAGCTCAGAAGCTAAATTGCATCAGACATCTGTTCTAGACAGTATATTGCAGGGAGACTTGCCATGTGATCTAGAGAAATCTAATCCTACCTACAATATTTTGGCACTCCTGCGTGTGCTGGAGGGTTTGAACCAGCTTGCGCCTCATTTGAGGACCCAAATGGTTTCTGATAGCTTCGCCAAGGGAAAAATCTTGGATTTAGATGAGCTAGGTGTTACAACTGGTGCTAGGGTGCTTCCAGAGGAATTTGTGAGTGGTAAGCTTACTCCAAAATTGGCTAGGCAAATACAAGATGCCCTTGCACTATGCAGTGGTAGTCTTCCCTTATGGTGTTGCCAGTTGACTAAAGCATGCCCtttcttgtttccttttgaCACCCGACGACAGTACTTTTATTCTACCGCATTTGGGTTATCTCGTGCATTGTATCGACTTCAGCAGCAGCAAGGCGCTGATGGTCATGGATCAACAACTGAGAGGGAGGTGAGAGTTGGGAGATTGCAGCGCCAAAAGGTTCGTGTCTCTCGAAATCGTGTCTTGGATTCTGCTGCAAAAGTTATGGGGATGTATTCTAGCCAAAAAGCTGTACTTGAAGTAGAATATTTTGGTGAAGTTGGGACTGGCCTGGGTCCCACCCTTGAGTTTTATACAATTCTAAGTCATgatttgcaacaagttggattgCAAATGTGGAGATCTTATTCTTCAGACAAACATCAAATGGAAATTGAtagagatgaaaagaaaaagaaaagtgatggCTCTGGGCCTAATTTGGCTGGAGATGGAGAACTTGTTGAAGCTCCTCTGGGGTTGTTTCCTCGGCCTTGGCCTACAAATTCTGATGCATCAGAGGGTAGCCGGTTTTCAAAAGTCGTTGAGTATTTCCGGCTGCTAGGTCGTGTTATGGCTAAAGCTCTTCAAGACGGACGACTTTTGGACCTGCCATTGTCAGTGGCATTTTATAAGCTTGTTCTCGGCCAA GATCTTGATTTGCATGACATTCTGTCCATTGATGCTGAGCTTGGGAAGACTTTGCAAGAGTTCAATGCCCTTGTTTGTCGGAAACATTATATAGAATCTATTGGTGGTAGCTATACAGATACAATTGTTAACTTGCATTTTCATGGGGTGCCAATCGAAGATCTTTGCTTAGATTTTACACTCCCTGGTTATCCTGAATACACCTTGAAGCCAGGAGATGAAATT GTTGATATCAACAATTTGGAGGAGTATATATCCTTGGTGGCAGATGCAACTGTCAAGACTGGAATCATGCGGCAAATAGAAGCATTTAGAGCAGGGTTTAACCAG GTTTTTGACATCTCGTCTTTACAAATTTTTACTCCTCAAGAACTAGATAATTTGCTTTGCGGCTGCAGGGAGTTGTGGGAG TCTGAGACACTTGCTGATCATATAAAATTCGACCATGGGTACAATGCAAAGAGCCCTGCCATTATTAAT TTACTTGAAATTATGGGAGGGTTCACACCAGAGCAGCAACGTGCCTTCTGTCAATTTGTTACTGGTGCACCTAGGCTGCCACCTGGAGGGCTGGCAGTTCTAAATCCAAAACTAACGATTGTGAGGAAG CTTTCGTCAACCGCAGTTAATACTTCATCTAATGGGAATGGACCTTCAGAATCAGCAGATGATGACTTGCCTAGTGTGATGACATGTGCTAATTACCTGAAACTTCCTCCTTACTCTACCAAG GAAATTATGTACAAGAAGCTACTCTATGCAATCAACGAGGGCCGGGGATCCTTTGATTTATCATGA